The DNA segment GGTCCGCAATCCAGCTGGCGCCATCCAGTCCATAATCATAAGCCACCTGTCTGGCAACTTCCAGTTCCTGATAGAAGTCTTTATCAGTTTTGATTTTCTCTATATAACCTGAAGCTTCCGCAGAAACCTCAGCTTGTAGCTGACTGAATTTAGGGTGTTGGTCTGCCGTACCGAAATGCTGACCAAAAAGCGTAACCACCTGATAAGTAGCATCTTCCTTCATGCGTTCCTGCCAAAGTAAATTGGCTTCCTGCCATACCGGCATTTCTACGCCCAGGGCTTTTGCAACCTGGTCTTCGCTCAGGCCGCTGCCCATCTTTGCGCATGCAGCGCTGTAATCTTCTAAAGTAATACCGTGAATAGGTGCTAATAATGGATTCTCAGACATGTTTTCTATATTTAAGTTTGACTAATAAGGTGATCATTCCATAAACGCTGGTAAAAACGTTCATTTTCTTCCCGCATATCGGGTGTTATTTTATTCCATTCATCAAACATGGAACGTAAATATTGCCGGTAGAGTTCCGGCTTTTTGGGGCTGCTTTGCTCATAAATCAAAAGCAGATGTTTTGTTCGCTGTTCGGCGAGGCTCCGGGCCTGATAAAATACCATTTGCATTTCCGTGGAAGGGGTATAGGTATTTTGCGTCTGGCAGAATGGGCATTGGATATAGGCTGCAATGTAAAACATCTTTGGAATGCTCATCTTTGCCGCACATTGTTTACAGCTAAACTGATCCTTTATGCGCTCAAATTGAATCAGTTGCTCCTGGTAAGCCGCTTCCAGATCGTTTTGTCCTTCTGCAGCCATGAGCAGTTCGATGCCCTCATTTATCTTTGCTTCAAATTGCTGATGCCGGTGCAGACAAGCCATTTTAAAATGGTAGAGCCGCTCATGGTATTTGCGTCCGGCACTGGAAATCAGATCTGGAAGACCCGTACCAGATCTATAAATAAAAGGAATAATGCGTTCTTCATTTGCGTCATTTGCTTTCCGCCGTATCTGGTTGATCTGTCCGATCAATCCCGTTCGCATCCGGATGTGTGCACGCTTATAAGGATCGCTGTCTTCCTTAAATACCGCGATCAGTTCCGGTACAGCCGCTAAACACAGTTCTTCAAGACGTGCTTCCAGCTTATCAAGAAAGGCAAACCATTTTTCTTCGGTTTGTCTGATTTCCTCCAATAAGGCAGGGTTATCGTATTTGTTTTTAAAGAACCCAAACATCAGCTAAGCGTTGTTTATCTTTTTAATATGTATGCCATCACTGAGGCTGACTTCCATGAATTTAAAACCACAATAAGCACAGCGGGTAAGCCCATCCGAAAAAGCGCGGCCGGCACCACATTCCGGGCAATCCAGCACCTGCATTTTAGCCTTTTCGTATCTGATTTCTCCACCGTAGTTTTCCTGTAACAGGGACTGT comes from the Pedobacter sp. FW305-3-2-15-E-R2A2 genome and includes:
- a CDS encoding DUF6620 family protein, producing the protein MSENPLLAPIHGITLEDYSAACAKMGSGLSEDQVAKALGVEMPVWQEANLLWQERMKEDATYQVVTLFGQHFGTADQHPKFSQLQAEVSAEASGYIEKIKTDKDFYQELEVARQVAYDYGLDGASWIADQYGISLGDFQIAASLWNEQIHRDIAADSQKYMQTQAAYKEKYSQKFANAQGGNVADDIEF